DNA sequence from the Candidatus Kaistella beijingensis genome:
CAGAACACGCCGCAAATGCAAAAGCTTATCAGGATTGGTTGAATTCAAAAAATATTAAATAAAAAAAAGAATTAACACTTTTACTGATGATTTAACATTGTTTAAAAATTCATTTAATTTAACCAATGTCGAAAAAAAGCATCAGTATATGTATAAACTAAATTTATGACGGGAAAAATTGAGATTTCTTCAATGATCAGAAAGAGAACTTTAGGATTAACCTTCGTTCTAGGTGCAGCAAGTTTAGCGTTCGCACAACAGCAAAAAGTGAATGTTTCAGGAAAAATTGTCGACAAACAGAATCAGGCGGTTCCTTACGCTTCGGTTACCTTTAGCAACAAAGCCAACAAACTCTTCAGCGATGCAACACTAACAGACGAAAAAGGAAGTTATCAATTGGCTTTGACTCCAGGAAATTACGACATCACTGTAGAGGCCATCGATTACAAAAAATCTTCTTTAAACAAACAGATTTCAGCAGGTGGAAGTTTAGGAAATTTTACTGTTGAGCGTGAAGGTTCTATGACCAACACGAAGACCAAAGATATTGAAGGTGTCACGATTGTTGCAACTACAAAACCAGTAAGAGTAGAAATTGATAAGAAAACGTACGACGTAAAAAGTGACTTAACTGCAATCGGCGGAAACCTGCAGGATGTTTTACAAAATGTACCATCAGTTTCCGTTGATCCAGATGGAACGGTTACGATGCGTGGAAGCTCCAACGTGAAATTTTTAGTGAACGGAAAACCTTCCGCACTTCTTGGAATTGATGATGGAGCAAACGCATTGCAGGCAATTCCTGCCGATCAAATCGACAGGATTGAAGTCATCACAAATCCTTCCGCAAAATTCGACGCTTCCGGAACTGCGGGAATTTTAAACATCATCCTCAAGAAAACCACAAAAATGGGTTTCAACGGAAGTGTCACAGGAAATTTGGGACTTCAACCCAGAACCTCGCTTAACACCAATTTAAGCTGGAGAAAAGGAAATCTAACTTGGTTCTTAAACGGCGGCGGCGGTTATAGCGAAAGCAAAGGAAAAAACTGGACCGATACTCAATTTACGAAGCCCGACACGGAAGGAAACATTAGAAAATACCAAATCAGTGAAGGAAAAAACCAGGCAAAAAATTACAACGGAACTGCGGGAATCGTTTATCAAATCAATGACAACACTTCTGTAAATGCATCTGGAACGGTGAGAGGATTTTTGATGGAAAACAATCAACCGGTTGATTACACCTATTACCCTTCAACGGGCGGGTCTTATTTTGGAAACAGAACGTCCAATGGAAATAACAAAAACCTTGGTTTACAGGGTGATTTCGGGTTAGATCATAAGTTTGATGACAAAGGACAGAACATTTCATTGTCCTTAAGTTTGCAGAAAAATGATTCGGACGGCGATTCTTTCATCGAGCAAACTACCAAAAATATTTTTGAACTTTCTGATATCACCACTCAAAAAACAGTGAGTAAATCTACTGTAGGAAAAATTGACTACGAATTACCAATTGGCGAAAACTCCATGTTCAATGCGGGTTATAAACTTGATTACAACAAAAATGATTACGATTTTGGTGTTCAGGAAAAATTAGCCGGTCAAGCAAACTATGTTCCGCTACCACGATATAACAGTACCACGAATTATCAAGAAA
Encoded proteins:
- a CDS encoding TonB-dependent receptor domain-containing protein, giving the protein MTGKIEISSMIRKRTLGLTFVLGAASLAFAQQQKVNVSGKIVDKQNQAVPYASVTFSNKANKLFSDATLTDEKGSYQLALTPGNYDITVEAIDYKKSSLNKQISAGGSLGNFTVEREGSMTNTKTKDIEGVTIVATTKPVRVEIDKKTYDVKSDLTAIGGNLQDVLQNVPSVSVDPDGTVTMRGSSNVKFLVNGKPSALLGIDDGANALQAIPADQIDRIEVITNPSAKFDASGTAGILNIILKKTTKMGFNGSVTGNLGLQPRTSLNTNLSWRKGNLTWFLNGGGGYSESKGKNWTDTQFTKPDTEGNIRKYQISEGKNQAKNYNGTAGIVYQINDNTSVNASGTVRGFLMENNQPVDYTYYPSTGGSYFGNRTSNGNNKNLGLQGDFGLDHKFDDKGQNISLSLSLQKNDSDGDSFIEQTTKNIFELSDITTQKTVSKSTVGKIDYELPIGENSMFNAGYKLDYNKNDYDFGVQEKLAGQANYVPLPRYNSTTNYQETINAIYAQFKSKIGNFGYQLGLRNELSDISIKYHNLTGTDDLDKNKKYNGLFPSVFLSYNFSKDNQLLLNYSRRIDRPRSWFLAPFMSYSDNQNLFKGNTDLNPAYIDSFEFGYNFSKKKFSINPTIYYRNEQDDVKMTVAYVYDTYEKRYVFNTVPLNLGYDRRFGLDINYTFDPFSWWKIMGEVDLYGYKTSGEYDYSYPDPTNAANTIYKHISYAGNGMSTRLRMSNTFKIDKTFSVQLQGNFRGAQVEGANHQKAMYFANLGATKTIWKGDGTIGLNVQDLFNTRARQVSVVTDDYTTDRYMRWQPRTLSLSLTYRFKQGEKVEAPKRKKDFNSNDSGGDDQVPPM